TTGGTTACATATTGGAATTACAGATACAAGTCACAGGAAGGGCAAGGGTAGGAAATACAACATACACTCCTATCTCCTTGGGTTGGGTTGTTCAATAAATAGTTCTTACTTGATTGAAAGGGATAGTGTGGAAAAGTactcttaaagaaaataaagtataatttAGGAGAATTAGTTATTGTTACCCATCAGTCAATCAACCACAAGCTTTGTCAagtagctactatgtgccaggcagtgtgatAGGCACTGGAGACTCAGATGCAGAAGTGATAATGTCTGCCTTAAAGGagcttctattttattatttggattaGATGTGTTGACACATGGGAGGTATCGacaaaataaataagtgaattgGAATGAGGACCTTCATAACCTGGAGACTTAGGAAAGGCCTTAAAGGAGATAGCACTTGGACTGACTTTGAGGGAAGCTAAATGATCCAAAATGAGGAGGTGAGAAAGCAGATCATTCTAGCCATGGGGTACAGCCTGGGCAAAAGCACGATGCAATGTCTCGGATAGGGCCTGGCCCAATACACTCACTTTATATTCTAGCCAACAGGCCACAGGCTCCTCTCACAACTCCTTATCTAATCTCTGACAGAGCCCTGTTGATTCTATCTTCCAAACATCTCTCCTGTGtacctctctctcctctgacattgtaCCCTGCTGCAGGCCTTCTTCACCTTATAGAGACCTACACTATATATCTGTTGGACTTCAGctccaagtctctccccattccaatccattccCCACTCAGTGGccaaattttcctaaagcatcaGACTGACTGCCCATGCCACCTAAGCTATCCTCCTCTACCTCCGTCTcaccattcaataaactccagtggttccctattataactccaggatcaaataaatgttagtgattactcacctcccccccccccccaatttccccCAGGCCAAGTGTGTTCTGTTTTACCCCACTCCCTTCCTTACAGAACATTTGGCTGCCTAGGCTCTCTGCTACTGGCTCTGGCCCCCAATGATCATGTTCCTCCAGTTCAAGGGGAGATCCCCTCCACTCCAGTTTCATGTAACTACTTAATAATCAGATTAACTTTTAAAACCAATGGTATaatgataaatatatagatatataaacacacactcatatatgcatctatatatctgtatacacatatacatataaaggtgtatatatttatcatatacacacatgtatacatacacacacacacacatcaggaTCTTATCCTCTGCCCCCCACCTCATATTCTGGGCAGTTTAACTCAGAGCCTCTAGAGTACATACCCAAGTTCCATGCCCAGAGCCCACCTTAGGCTGGAGCCTAAGGGCTTCTCCAGCTGAGCTGCACATTAGCCTTGAAATTCTGCCTTCAAGGACACTTTGGCTTGAAGTGCAGGGTTCAGTGGAGATTCTACCACCTACACCTGGAActgaaaaagacaaacaaaagaaaccaaaacaCAACCCCTAGTCTGATTCTCAGGTCTACAGGGTAAAAAGGAACTGAAAGGGGCTTGTGTTGTGGGTAAACTGTGACCCTCACCCTCTCCAGATGCAGCAGGAAAGAGAGCTGCAGTCCCCATCTGGTCATTGAAAAAGTTACAGTCTATTCTATGAAGCCAATTGGAAAAGGTTACTCTAATTTACATGGTAGGGGAATGAGGAGAATATCTTCTCCCAGAATCTAGTCCCCTCCACCTTAGGTGATGTGAGCCTGTTCCAAAACAGTTACATATAAAATTCTCTGGCTGTTAACATTTTTCATAACCTGGTCTCTTAATTACATTTTCCAGTACCATCATGTGTACTCTATTGGGGTATCCTCTATgatagtgacactggcctctttgcaGTTCCTCAGACAAAATATTTAATCTCCTAGTTTGGTgcattttcattgactgtcccccatgaataaaatattcttgctccttatctctgcctcctagctttcctggcttcttaaagtcccagctaaaattccaccatccaagaaaaaaaaaaaactttcctgattctccttaaTACTAATATCTTCTCTCTGTTATTTCCAATTCATggcatttatatttcatttgtacaaaattgttttcatggtatctcccccattagactataagctcctcaaAAGCAGGgactgacttttgtctttctctgtatccccaagtacttcacatttaataaatgtttattgaccaactAGAAGCAAGGAGAGTAGAAAGACCCAGTCTtgaaaaaaatacacatttattaagctgaAAACAAAACTTTATTTCAAAAAAACCTATTAGGATTAAGTAATGTCAgtaaggcaacaagcatttagtaatcCTTTAatttgtgccaggaattgtgcaaaattttcagaaattatgaaaaaaatactttagtTGTTCTCTTtacaataattttaattttgataaaTTCTGAATCATAGCTTACAATAATTCTTAAGTCTTAGCTTAAATGCATTTTCAGTAACCTTAAAAATGTCTACTTTTCCAGGATATTCTAAACAGATCATAATACATTCAGTGTTATCTGTTTCATGTAATAAGGAGGCAGTGTCTTTCTTCAGGTGAGATGTTATCTTGTTAATGAGAAAATCATGGACCCTTATAACAAAATAAGAGAGGTCAACTTACTATGGAAAACAATATTAGATGCATGTAGAGATgataatttgtaaatatttgaaaGTAATTGATGGGGGAAGAAATTACTGAACAGAggccaaaaaaaaagtaaaacataaaATTACTTGATTAAACTGGGGTTTAAGTTATAGACATAATATTAGATCTGGGAGGACTTTAAAGAGATCATTCATTACtcatttactgatgaggaaacttgtCTCTGGGAGGTAAAGTAACTTTCCTAATCTCCCAAAGTGAAAATCAGTGGCAGTCAGGACTCAAATCTAGGTCTTCAtactctcttctattttcctGGTAAGGAGCCAGCTGTGactgttatatattatttaatttaaatcatCATTCTGTCTTGAAGGTACATGACATTTGTAATTTGCAAAGCATGTTCATGTACTTCATCTTATTTGATACATCATCTTACTGATAGAAAGTAAGGAGGGAATTCTGTTGAAAAGAGCACCTctgcttcccttttcttcttccttcctcagaTAAGTTTTGGACAGCTATCAATAAAATACTGACACTGAAATTCTTGGGTCATGAAGTAGTTTCCTTATGGAACCCCAGTTTGGCCATTTCCATATAAACTATTAAAACACTAGGTGGTGTACTAGAGGAAGAATTTCTGGTCTGCATTTTAAAGATTTCTGATTCTGCAATAGTGttctagaaaaaaaatacttaagtATCTGACAAAAGTAAacataaatagaataatcaaaCTCAAAATCACGTAATTATAGTATCTCTACTTAAAAATgaacataattgggaaataaaataaCATGTTACTCTGTAGCTATGTGAAGTAGAAAGAGTACTTAATGCTTAccacatttcatttttataaattactaTCATAATTTTTAATAGGTGTCATAAACATTAGTCTCAAATCCATGGGCTCTTTGTTTTGTAAACTTCCTGATGATTGTAACTATGAAAAACTTCTAACTGCCTGCTCCTGTCATATGGTAGGAACTTAAGTGTTTGAAAGTAACAATTGGAAGGGTCTTAAAACTGCTTTTCAGGGCAGCCCACAGCCTAGGAGCCTTCAAATGAAGGCTGGCTGATCACTTACCAAGAATGTTTTAGATTAAGTCTGTTATAATTTAGACTAGAGAGCCTCTCAGGACACCTTGTAACTCTCAGATTATATCATTTGTGACAATTTAATATTTTGGCAATACAATGCTTGAAAACATTTAATACCAATACTCACTAAGAATAAAGTTGGGAGAGCATTACTTGTATTATGCTATGTGTTTCATGAGGGGAAAAAtattaacaagcatttttcagTTCTATACtatctctcacacatacacaaaacCAGATCCAAAAATGGGCTCATAATTATTAATAAGAAAGTAATGATTGCCCTAAAAACTTGAACTAAAATgtggataaaattttaaattaattcaagCTTCTACTTTATGAGATTTTTTCCCTCCAAAACAATATTATTAAAGTAAAACATATTAACATTTTAACTGCCCTAGAGAATCAGAATGTCAAGCTTTTCTTAGTTGTGGACCAAGACTAGGTATACACAATACACATCCCATTTAAGATTATCAATATATCTTTTATTCCCCCTCCCATTGTCTGTGAAGGATTTAGACTGATTCATCTATGATACGAGTTTTCAACCCCAGGTATGTGCAGGACGGTGGTCAAAATTAGGCATGAAGTCTGTGACTATGGCCACAAATGATAAAACTGAATTAATCAGCAGGCCTCCATGGGGCCCTTAGGTACAAACTTTAAAAACAAGTCATTACCACAAACTTGTCTTAACTTGTTTTTGGTGAGTGCTTTCTAGTTTCTGTTATGATATCTTGATACaggatttaaaatagtttttcttcCTAGATTTTTCATACTTTTCCAAACCTTTCCATAAAGTTCTCTTCTGTGCCTCAAGATGAATATTGAATAGGCGTATTAGTTAATAAAGACCAGCTCAATCTCAGGATTTTTAGACTACATTTCTAACTCAcctattaaatgatttgtcaagaTCCCTACTTAATTTTAATGTTACATAACTATTTAAATCAAAAGAGGTAATATCCacaagcaaataatttaacccatGTTACCAAATTTATTAAACCGGCTGAAAACATGTCAAGGtttcaattcaaattctactcaattttaaattaatcattCTACTACTGTACTGCTTCTGAAGTAAAGGCTTTCTCCCTTTTACAAATAATAGAAGAGCATGGTAACAAGTTATCATTCAAGGAAACAGgatgagaaaaagagggaggattGTTCAAGTTGGAATTTTACTTCATTTGTTACAGTTTAAAAGTACTGGAAACAGGATACTGCCTTAAGATGAAATCTAAAGGGTAATCCAATTAATACTTAATTATTTTATCTAGTAcaggttctttctctggtttagCTTCAGAAACTGAGTTTAAAACCTGTTGCAGCACAGACATTGTCTTGCGGACAATAGCAACATAAAATAGAAGCAACACCTCACTATATGCTCCAGTCAGCAGCAGCTTCTGCTCTAGAAggcatccacccacccaccccacctccacctccacccccagGACACAACAGCTCCATCTAGCCCAGAGAGGGATGTATAAAGTAACACACAAATACCTTAATGCACATGGAGCTAACTAATGTCCAGTTACATCCAGATGGGATTGGAAAAAGGAGAGATAGGCATCTGTATATTTTCGTACGTCCCTCGTATAGCATTGACCACAAGCCCATTCCCCCAGtagtggaaaaacaaaaacaaaaacagacaagtgcattttcaaaagcaaaaatgCCAAGTAGTAGTTCAGTACCCAGTGCTTCATCTTCCTTCACCTTGTGTTATGATCCTATTATTCCACCAAAACAAAATATGTGCTCCTATACACGCATCAAGTCAGCTGTGTCAAAAGGAAAGTTGTACGGCACATCCATCCACCTAGCCGCGAGGACATCACCTGAAAATCCAATGGAACTGCGGGTGTCCAAAACGTGGCCACCCACAAGCAAGCAGCATTCCCTAAGCCTGGAGAGAAAGCACAGAACGCTACTCATACTTTTCAGCCTTCAGTGTCCGGGAGCTTTGAACCCCTCCCGGGGAAAATGGGGAGAGGGTAGGAAAGAAGCCACCCCAAAATCTTCCTTGGTCTCCTTCACAGGAAGCCAAGCGACGCCCGAAGCTAAGGTCTTCTCACTTTCCCCtaggaaaagaaagacaagaacGAGAGCGAAAGTAGCTTGGCCAGGTCGTAGGCCGTCGAAAATACCACTCGGCAACAGCTACAATAAAGGGCAAAATCCACACCCCACCCAGAGCAGctgtagtggtggtggtggtggtggtggtggtggtggaggtggaggtggcggtggcggtggcggtggtggcggcggcggcagtagcagcagcagcagcagcagcagcagcaacagcaacagcagcagcaggaggaggagaaggaagaggagggagcgAGGTAGAGgctgaagagaggaggaggaggagcagtcGTCGTAGCCGCCGCCACGGGAGGGTATCCTGTTCCTGCTGCCGCCAAAGCCGCCAGCCAAGGTTAGAATTGCGGCTCGGGTGAGGAGCTGCGCCGCGCTGGCGGCGGCGGCACGAGCAGCGACGAGGGATACTGGCAGCGGGCAGGGGGActggagtagtagtagtagcagcagcggcggcggcagcgggcTGGCGGGCGGGCGGCGGCAGTGGCGGAAGTggagtgggggagagggggaggttgTTGGTGTTTGGCGCCGGTGGAGGGAGTCATTCCTGCAGCTGCACTTCCGGTCGGCATTT
This sequence is a window from Monodelphis domestica isolate mMonDom1 chromosome 3, mMonDom1.pri, whole genome shotgun sequence. Protein-coding genes within it:
- the LOC130458120 gene encoding myb-related transcription factor, partner of profilin-like, whose product is MSSTLHLTRKSCVQLFKRNINCLCHFGFRYHICLSQRSDRSALPGASPNPRAQVDSAGPRPAPFAGPTPPRPPGRNQISSAKVGRERSSKTAAGRGASSRGGQLHTRSAEETRGCRGREQEREGEQRSPGPGPAAAAAAERKRRKEFTWANRRLNPWRGRGRGGCEQNADRKCSCRNDSLHRRQTPTTSPSPPLHFRHCRRPPASPLPPPLLLLLLLQSPCPLPVSLVAARAAAASAAQLLTRAAILTLAGGFGGSRNRIPSRGGGYDDCSSSSSLQPLPRSLLFLLLLLLLLLLLLLLLLLLLLLPPPPPPPPPPPPPPPPPPPPPPPPLQLLWVGCGFCPLL